In one Mesorhizobium australicum genomic region, the following are encoded:
- a CDS encoding D-alanyl-D-alanine carboxypeptidase family protein, whose amino-acid sequence MAVAISLGFSAGAAVAQFETKAARVYMIDAETGTTLYAKDPDAVFPPASLAKLMTMEVVFDALKSGRFSPETTFQVSEHAWRTGGAPSRTATMFAAVKSFVPLGDLIQGATVITANDACIVMAEGISGSEAGFTELMNERARQLGLAKSVFVNPTGLPADGQSVTVRDLVTLARHIWQAYPEFYPLYAQPEYKWNKINQQNRNPLIKLGIGADGLATGFAEGAGFGIVASAAGDGKRLFLAMSGMSSDKERVDESRKLIEWGMRAFRRIDIFAADETVGEARTYGGEKARVRLSAHGPVSMLVPAENRDKVIARIVYEGPVEAPIEAGQPVGKLKVWVGDMLTQETPLYAAESVGVGSLWQRTLDALEELAIGWLR is encoded by the coding sequence ATGGCCGTCGCCATTTCGCTTGGCTTTTCCGCCGGCGCCGCCGTCGCGCAGTTCGAGACGAAAGCCGCGCGCGTCTACATGATCGACGCCGAGACGGGCACGACCCTTTATGCCAAAGATCCGGACGCGGTCTTTCCGCCGGCTTCGCTCGCCAAGCTGATGACGATGGAAGTCGTCTTCGACGCACTCAAATCCGGCCGCTTCAGCCCCGAGACGACATTCCAGGTCAGCGAACATGCCTGGCGCACCGGCGGCGCGCCCTCGAGGACAGCGACGATGTTCGCGGCGGTCAAGTCCTTCGTGCCGCTGGGCGACCTGATCCAGGGCGCGACAGTGATTACCGCCAACGATGCCTGCATCGTTATGGCGGAAGGGATTTCCGGTTCGGAGGCGGGCTTCACCGAACTGATGAACGAGAGGGCGCGGCAGCTCGGGCTGGCGAAGTCCGTCTTCGTCAATCCGACCGGTCTTCCGGCAGACGGCCAGTCGGTCACCGTGCGCGACCTCGTCACGCTCGCGCGCCATATCTGGCAGGCCTATCCGGAGTTCTATCCGCTGTATGCGCAGCCCGAATACAAGTGGAACAAGATCAACCAGCAGAACCGCAACCCGTTGATCAAGCTTGGGATCGGCGCCGACGGGCTCGCCACCGGCTTCGCCGAGGGAGCGGGCTTCGGCATCGTCGCCTCGGCGGCGGGCGACGGCAAGCGGCTCTTCCTCGCCATGAGCGGCATGTCGAGCGACAAGGAGCGTGTGGACGAGTCGCGCAAGCTGATCGAATGGGGCATGCGCGCCTTCCGCAGGATCGACATCTTCGCGGCGGACGAGACAGTGGGCGAGGCAAGGACATATGGCGGCGAGAAGGCGCGCGTCAGGCTTTCCGCGCATGGCCCCGTCTCCATGCTCGTACCGGCCGAGAATCGCGACAAGGTCATCGCGCGCATCGTCTACGAAGGGCCGGTCGAAGCTCCGATCGAAGCAGGCCAGCCGGTCGGCAAGCTTAAAGTGTGGGTCGGCGACATGCTGACCCAGGAGACGCCGCTCTACGCCGCCGAATCGGTGGGCGTCGGCTCGCTGTGGCAGCGCACGCTCGACGCGCTCGAGGAGTTGGCGATCGGCTGGCTGCGCTGA
- the tmk gene encoding dTMP kinase: MARGLFVTFEGGEGAGKSTQIVRLAEVLRAEGRDVLVTREPGGSPGAEAVRHVLLSGAAETFGPAMEAILFAAARSDHVEQVIRPAVEKGMIVLCDRFLDSSRVYQGVTGNLDAGFMRALEAVAINGMMPDLTVILDLDPALGLARAAARRGNETADRFEKETLDIHERRRRGFLDIAAREPERCVVVDASAPADRVAADIERAVRARLIGKEAAQARLQGQGA, encoded by the coding sequence TTGGCGCGCGGACTTTTCGTGACATTCGAAGGCGGTGAGGGCGCCGGCAAGTCGACGCAGATCGTGCGGCTGGCCGAGGTGCTGCGCGCCGAGGGGAGGGACGTTCTGGTGACGCGCGAGCCGGGCGGCTCTCCCGGCGCGGAAGCGGTTCGCCACGTGCTGCTGTCAGGTGCGGCCGAGACCTTCGGCCCGGCGATGGAGGCGATCCTGTTCGCCGCAGCGCGCTCCGACCATGTCGAGCAGGTGATCCGACCCGCCGTCGAGAAGGGCATGATCGTGCTCTGCGACCGCTTTCTCGATTCCTCGCGGGTCTATCAGGGCGTGACGGGCAATCTCGACGCCGGCTTCATGCGCGCGCTGGAAGCGGTCGCGATCAACGGGATGATGCCCGACCTGACGGTGATCCTCGACCTCGATCCGGCGCTCGGGCTGGCGCGAGCGGCGGCGCGGCGCGGCAACGAGACGGCCGACCGGTTCGAGAAGGAGACGCTCGACATCCACGAGCGGCGCAGGCGGGGCTTCCTGGACATCGCCGCGCGCGAACCGGAACGCTGCGTCGTGGTCGACGCATCCGCGCCCGCCGATCGTGTGGCCGCCGACATTGAACGCGCAGTCCGCGCGCGCCTGATCGGAAAGGAAGCGGCGCAGGCAAGGCTGCAAGGGCAGGGCGCATGA